GACACGCGCGACCTGACGCGTGACGAGCTGCGCCGCCAGACGGGCATGGTGCTGCAGGACACGTGGCTGTTCGGCGGCACGATCGAGGAGAACCTCGCGTACGGCGTGGACGGCGCGACCCGCGAGCAGGTGGTGGCGGCGGCCGAGGCGACGCACGTCGACCGGTTCGTGCGGACGCTGCCCGACGGGTACGACACGGTGATCGACGACGAGGGCACGGGCGTCTCGGCGGGGGAGAAGCAGCTCCTGACGATCGCGCGCGCGTTCCTGTCCGACCCGGCGATCCTCATCCTCGACGAGGCGACCTCGTCGGTCGACACCCGCACCGAGGTGCTCGTGCAGCGCGCGATGAACGCGCTGCGCGCGGGGCGCACGTCGTTCGTCATCGCGCACCGGCTGTCGACCATCCGGGACGCGGACGCGATCCTCGTCATGGAGCACGGGTCGATCGTCGAGCAGGGCACGCACGACGAGCTGCTCGCCGCGGGCGGCGCGTACGCGCGGCTCTACCAGAGCCAGTTCGCCGCCGCGGCGACGGACGAGGCCTGACCGGCGGACCGAAAGGGCGCTGCCGACGCGTATCCACGTCCGCGTGTCGGCATGAACCGTTTCGGGCGTTGTTCACCCAGGTCGCGGATGGGGACGGTGGTGGCGACCGCGCCCGCGCGCCGGGCCACATCGTGGCGGCCTGCCGCGGGGCACCGACTCCCCCTGGAGGAACGATGCGATCGTCCGCACCACCCGCCCGACGAGGTCTCCTGCGCCGTGTCGGCCGCGCCGCCCTGGCCGTTCCGATGGCCCTCGCCCTGGGCCTGGGCGCCCTGACGCTGGCGGCTCCGTCGGCGAGCGCGCACGGCTCGGTCACCGACCCGCCGACCCGCAACTACAGCTGCTGGGAGCGGTGGGGCGACGACCACCTCAACCCCCAGATGGCGACGGACGACCCGATGTGCTGGCAGGCGTTCCAGGACAACCCGAACGCGATGTGGAACTGGAACGGCCTGTTCCGCGAGAACGTCGGCGGCCAGCACCAGGCCGTGATCCCCGACGGGCAGCTCTGCAGCGGCGGCCGCACGCAGAACGGCCTGTACAAGTCGATGGACACGGTCGGCGCATGGACGGCGACGCGGGTGCCGAACTCGTTCCGCCTGACCCTGACGGACGGCGCGAAGCACGGGGCCGACTACCTGAAGATCTACGTCACGAAGCCGGGCTTCGACCCGACCACGCAGGCCCTCACATGGGGTTCGCTCGACCTGGTGAAGACCACCGGCTCGTACCCGACGACCGGCCTGTACCAGACCGACGTCTCGCTGCCGAACCGCAGCGGCCGGGCCGTGCTGTACACGATCTGGCAGGCGAGCCACCTCGACCAGCCGTACTACCTGTGCAGCGACATCATCATCGGTGAGGGCGGCGAGACCGACCCGACCGAGGAGCCCACGGAGGACCCGACGGACGAGCCCACAGACGACCCGACGGACGAGCCGACGGACGAGCCGACGGACGAGCCGACGGACGAGCCGACCGACGAGCCGACGCAGAACCCGACGGGCGCCTGCACCGCGACCGTGAAGGTCAGCTCGAGCTGGTCCGGCGGCTACGTCGCGGACGTGGTCGTCACGGCCGGGTCCGGCGGGGTCAACGGCTGGAAGGTCACCGTCAACGGCGGGACCATCACGCAGGCCTGGGGCGGGACCGCCTCCGGCAACGTGATCTCGAATGCGGAGTGGAACGGCAAGCTGGCCTCCGGCCAGACCGCGTCGGCCGGGTTCCTCGGCTCGGGATCCGGTTCCGGGCTGAGCGCGACCTGCGCGGCAGCCTGACCTGACGCACGAGGCCCGGGACGCACGCCGCGTCCCGGGCCTCGTCGCGCGTCGGGCCGAGCGGCACCGGGCGCGGCGCGGGAGACTGGCGCGAACCGGGACGAGACGGGCGTGGCCGCCGCTGCCCGAGGGTGGCTAGGGTCGGCCTGCGACGGCGGCAGGGGGCGGCCGCCGGAGAGGGGGCGAGCGTGCACCGGTGGCGGCGCGGGACGACCGAGCACGAGACGCCCGACGTGCTCGAGCTGCGGGTGCACGGCGTGGCGAACACCCCGCCGGCGAGCATGCTCGAGCTCGCGCCCGGACAGGTCGAGCAGGTCGACGGCGACGAGCTCGGCAGCTTCTGGACCCCGACGGCGGCTGCCGCGGCGGTCCCGAGACGTGCGGGTGACCCGCGCGAGGTGCCGCCCGGCGTGCGTCGGGAGGCGTACTCGTGGGGTGCGATGGCCCGGCTGTCGGCGGTGCCCGGCCTCGGGCGCGTGAGCGGGGTCGTCGCCGGGGTCGTGCGAGCGCTGTGGGTGCTGATCGTCCCGTTCGGCCTCGCCAACGTCGCGTACTGGTCCCGGGACGCGGACGAGCCGCACGGGCGTCGGTCGTCGGCGGGCGGCGGCCTCGTGCGGCTGTTCGGGCTGCTCCTGACGCTGCTGTGGCTCGCGACGGTCTCCACCGTCACGCTCGGCGTCGTCGCCGCGCAGTGCTACGGTCCGCGCGTGACGTCGGGCGAGGTCACGTACGTGCAGGTCTGCGCGGCGCTGCCGGGGTGGACCGACGCCGCGGCCCGCTGGTCCACGGGCGGACGCACGGCGGCGCTCGTCGGCCTGACCGCTGTGGTGCTCGTGGTGCTCGCGGCTGCGGGCTCGACGGGGCGGCTGCGGTACGAGCGGCGCATGTCGACGACGAAGGCGCGCGGGCTGGCCGAGGGCGAGCGCCTCGGCTCGCGCGGGCGGTGGCCGCTGCTGGCGCGACCGGGGTTCTGGACGCACGCGCGCCGGTCGTCGGTGCAGTGGTTCGCGCACCTCGCGGCCGCGTTCGCGACGCTCGCGGGGCTCGTGTCGTGGCACTACCTGTACCGGGACGTGCCGCAGTGCACGCGCTCCGACGGCTTCGGGACGCGCGGGTGCCTCGACGCCGCGGTGTGGGCGCACGACGGGCGCCTGCCGTGGGCGCTGGCCGTGCTCGCGGCGGGCGTGGTCGTCGCGCTGGCGGCCTGGCGCACGGGCCGGCTGCGGCTCGACCCGCTGCGCAGCGGAGGCTCGACCCTCGCCGCCGAGGTGCGCGTCCCGCGCACGGCGGAGGTGCTGCTCCTGCTCGCCTCGCTCGCGCTGCTCGGCTGGGTGGTCACGGCGGTCGCGCTCTCGGGCGACGAGCCGCTGCGCCCCGCGGACGCCGCGTCCCCCCCGTTCCTCGGGCTGCACGCGCTGCCGCGCACGGTCGTCGCGCTCATGGTGCTGCTCGTCCTCGCGGCCGTGGGGATCCGCGCGCACCTGCGCGCCACCGTCTGGGTCCCGCTCGTCCTGGTCACCGCGGCGAGCGGAGGCCTCGCGGTGCTGTGGTCCGACGGCACGTGGGGCGTCGTGTGGCGCACGGTGGCCGGCGTCGGGCTCGTCGTCCTCGGCGGTGTCGCGTGGGTCGTGAGCCGGCGCCGTCCGCAGCGCGCGAGCGAAGGCTGGTCGGGCCGTGGCCCGGCCGTGCTGCTCGCGCTCGCGGGCGGGCTCGCGATGGTGCTGAGCGCCGCGGCGGTGCTCGGGACGGTCGCGTGGCTGGACGCGCCCGCCGCCGCGGAGAACCAGCGCCTGTCGCCGCAGACCACGCAGGCGCTCGACGAGGCCGCGGCGCAGGACCCGCTGCGCGACCCGGTCGTCGTGCAGG
The sequence above is a segment of the Cellulomonas palmilytica genome. Coding sequences within it:
- a CDS encoding lytic polysaccharide monooxygenase, which produces MALALGLGALTLAAPSASAHGSVTDPPTRNYSCWERWGDDHLNPQMATDDPMCWQAFQDNPNAMWNWNGLFRENVGGQHQAVIPDGQLCSGGRTQNGLYKSMDTVGAWTATRVPNSFRLTLTDGAKHGADYLKIYVTKPGFDPTTQALTWGSLDLVKTTGSYPTTGLYQTDVSLPNRSGRAVLYTIWQASHLDQPYYLCSDIIIGEGGETDPTEEPTEDPTDEPTDDPTDEPTDEPTDEPTDEPTDEPTQNPTGACTATVKVSSSWSGGYVADVVVTAGSGGVNGWKVTVNGGTITQAWGGTASGNVISNAEWNGKLASGQTASAGFLGSGSGSGLSATCAAA